TTGGTCTCTTTCAAGTACTCTTTGAAAGCAGGGTAATCTCTGTACTTCCTCTCCAGATAAGGTACCCCCGAGACGAATCTCAACAGTATGGTTATGGTTATCGGACTTATGATAGCCCAAAGTCCGCCATCGATAGAAAGGGCAATCACGAAAATGCCCCACCACTGCACGGCTTCTCCGAAATAGTTTGGATGCCTAGAGTACCTCCACAGCCCTCCAGTCATAACCTCTCCTGGCTTCTTGGTTTTCACAAAAGCCTTTAGCTGAGCATCGGCGATCGATTCGACAGCAAACCCGGAGGCCCATATCAAAATGCCGAGTATATCGGCAAGTCCAAATTCCCGGCCTGAATGGCTATTTATCAACATGACGGAGTACGATATTATTAACATGAAAACCCCCTGGAGCATATAAATCTGAAGGAAGGATCTTACAAGTACCTTGTCTCCCCATTTCTCCCTCATCTGTAAGTAGCGAAAATCCTCTCCCCGTCCCCAATTCCTTCTGAATATGTGGGTACTCAGCCTCGTTCCCCAGAATGTGATCAGCGTGGTTGTGATTATCTGCCTGGCGTTGAACTCACCGTACACGAAGAGCGTGAAAAAGGCCACCATAACGAACCCGGCACCCCAGCCGATGTCTACGACAGAGTTATCCTTCTTCGCTGTCCCGATTACGAAGAATGCAGACATATAGGCGACTACGACTAAAGCATTGAAAAGGATCACATATGCCATCATTGCACCTCACTTTATTCTTACATCGGGGGCCCATGTGTCGCTTTT
The nucleotide sequence above comes from Mesotoga sp. Brook.08.105.5.1. Encoded proteins:
- a CDS encoding DUF1295 domain-containing protein translates to MAYVILFNALVVVAYMSAFFVIGTAKKDNSVVDIGWGAGFVMVAFFTLFVYGEFNARQIITTTLITFWGTRLSTHIFRRNWGRGEDFRYLQMREKWGDKVLVRSFLQIYMLQGVFMLIISYSVMLINSHSGREFGLADILGILIWASGFAVESIADAQLKAFVKTKKPGEVMTGGLWRYSRHPNYFGEAVQWWGIFVIALSIDGGLWAIISPITITILLRFVSGVPYLERKYRDYPAFKEYLKETNAFIPWFPRKK